One genomic window of Bactrocera dorsalis isolate Fly_Bdor chromosome 4, ASM2337382v1, whole genome shotgun sequence includes the following:
- the LOC105228578 gene encoding uncharacterized protein LOC105228578, whose protein sequence is MEIVQSTTEGSKKQMNETLTAASMAESSGNSSLTGSAGSSAANSSLAVTTTAETRTKDNNTTTNLTTSTESSASKDIDMDIEEIPLKSTVTTDYTKADEQCQQQSAKLLSTHKAGMVTHLDVDIPIISLSDGEDAVGSHQPTTLQKASRKRSSVGAATAEEDQSFRLKRRKIKVAGAPKMPLTGYVRYMNDRREMLRKELPSKTAIEHTKIIGEEWQKMTEDKKAPYMKAAEIDKQRYLAELHTFLKERPDVLACELAKDKQIRKSPGEAGKTVLKEKSQSVGNIKSPNKEANANTAAGKDKSRRSSEKDNSPPALPPPATTLDNKPRRKRTPTPPTAGDTHHSQSKNSTSHTNNNNNHNSTSSSNHNSNSTNTTTPISTNTANSLAAATAVPGEIPIFTNEFLEHNKVFDMELRTLRKSKADLEQQNAVLEKHVENMKFGVEKMTNENDELAEKNRLLELYLDKLKAKLAHALSGLAIPTQPNGATMDNIEKYMTDLYKMATTNTHGPASLNKAKDIIRKLDLQINL, encoded by the exons ATGGAAATTGTTCAATCAACAACAGAGGGTAGCAAAAAACAAATGAACGAAACGTTAACAGCGGCGTCAATGGCAGAAAGCAGTGGCAATAGTAGTTTGACTGGTAGTGCTGGTAGCAGCGCTGCTAATAGTTCTCTGGCTGTTACTACAACAGCGGAAACTAGAACAAAGgataacaatacaacaacaaatttaactACTTCAACTGAAAGCAGTGCTAGCAAGGATATTGATATGGATATAGAAGAGATACCATTAAAGTCCACAGTAACAACAGATTACACCAAAGCCGATGAACAATGCCAACAACAGTCGGCAAAGTTATTATCAACACATAAGGCGGGAATGGTTACACATTTGGATGTTGATATACCCATTATATCATTGTCTGATGGTGAAGATGCTGTGGGCTCACATCAACCAACTACTTTGCAAAAAGCTAGCCGCAAACGTAGTAGTGTCGGTGCTGCTACAGCAGAAGAAGACCAGTCATTCCGCTTGAAACGACGTAAAATTAAAGTGGCCGGTGCGCCAAAAATGCCCTTGACTG gTTATGTACGTTACATGAATGATCGACGCGAGATGCTGCGAAAGGAACTGCCCTCCAAAACAGCGATTGAGCACACCAAAATTATCGGTGAAGAGTGGCAAAAGATGACGGAGGATAAAAAAGCGCCGTATATGAAAGCAGCTGAAATTGATAAGCAACG ctACCTCGCCGAATTGCACACTTTCCTCAAAGAACGTCCTGATGTTTTGGCCTGCGAGCTGGCTAAAGACAAGCAAATACGCAAAAGTCCCGGCGAGGCTGGCAAGACAGTCTTAAAGGAGAAATCACAGTCGGTAGGCAATATAAAATCGCCAAATAAGGAAGCCAATGCCAACACAGCAGCCGGTAAAGACAAATCACGCCGCAGTTCGGAAAAGGACAATTCACCGCCAGCATTGCCACCACCAGCGACAACATTGGATAATAAGCCACGACGTAAGCGTACACCGACACCACCCACAGCAGGCGATACACACCATAGTCAAAGCAAAAACAGTACATCacacactaacaacaacaacaatcacaattCCACATCAAGTAGTAATCACAATAGCAATTCAACCAATACCACAACACCAATAAGCACTAATACAGCCAACTCACTCGCAGCCGCAACAGCCGTGCCCGGCGAAATACCAATATTCACCAATGAATTTCTGGAGCATAATAAAGTTTTCGATATGGAATTACGTACGCTACGCAAATCGAAAGCAGATTTGGAACAGCAAAATGCTGTATTAGAGAAACATGTGGAGAATATGAAATTCGGTGTGGAAAAAATGACTAACGAGAATGACGAATTGGCGGAAAAGAATCGTTTACTCGAATTATATTTGGATAAATTGAAGGCAAAGTTGGCGCATGCGCTCTCTGGCTTGGCCATACCAACACAACCGAACGGTGCCACAATGGATAACATCGAGAAATATATGACTGATCTCTATAAGATGGCTACAACAAATACGCATGGACCGGCAAGTCTCAATAAAGCGAAGgatataataagaaaattagATTTACAGATTAATTTGTAA